Within Actinosynnema pretiosum, the genomic segment GCCGCCGTCGGTGCCGGACCAGGTGTCGCGGCTGCGGTTGACCGCGCGCGCCGACCTGTCCGAGGCGGACCTGGCGCGCGCGGTCGAGGTCATCGCCGAGGCCGGCGCATCCGCAGGTGCGGGATCCCGTCCTCGATGAACTCCTCGCCCTCGGGGGCGAACCCGAACGAGGCGTAGAAGTCCACGACGTAGGTCTGCCCGTCGAGCACCGCCTCGGCGTCGCCGATCTCGGCCATGGCCGCGACCATGAGGCGGCGGCTGAAGCCCTTGCCTCGCGCGGTCCGCGCGGTGACGACCCGGCCGACGCGGAGGACGCCGCCGGGCTCCTCCAGCAGCCGCAGGTACGCCTGCGGCTCGCCGTCCTCCTCCAGCCACAGGTGCCGGGTGCCCGGTTCGAGGTCGCGGCCGTCCAGCTCGGGGTACGGGCAGTTCTGCTCGACGACGAACACGTCGACGCGCAGCTTGAGCAGCGCGTACAGCTGGGTCGCGGTGAGGTCGGCCGCCCACTGCCTGCGCAGGGTCGCCGGGTGGTGTTGCGTCACCCTGAATTGGTAGCACGGGCGCGGTCGTTCGGGAGGCGAACGGCGATCCCGGTCACCCCGGCCGCGACGGCGCCGCCGCGCCGTCGCGGCGCGCGGGGTCAGAGCCGGTCGCGGTAGTGGCCGAGCCGGGTGTAGGCGCCGGGCTGGCCCGCGCGGGCGCAGCCCCGGCCGTAGGAGACGACGCCGACGAGCAGGCCGTCGGAGACCAGCGGGCCGCCGGAGTCGCCCGTGCAGGCGTCCCTGCCGCCGTCCGGGAAGCCCGCGCACAGCATCGCGTCGGCGCGGTAGCCGGCGAGCGCGGCGGCGCAGTCGTGGTCCGCGCGGATCGGCACGTCGACCTGGCGCAGCACCGAGGACACCGGGCCGCTCTCGGCGGTGCGGCCCCAGCCGTAGGCGGTGGCGGTGCGGCCCGCGACGGCGTCGCCGACCCGGACGGGCTCGAACGCGACCGGGCCGTCGAGCTGGAGCACGGCCAGGTCGTCGCCGCGCCCCACGTCGGTGAACGCCGGGTGCCGCCAGATCCCGGAGACGCCGACCCGCACCCCGCCTCTCGTGCGCAGGTCGTGCCGGTCGAGCACGACGGTGAGCTGCCGGGGCGCGCGGTCGCGGGGGCCGAGCAGGCCGCGCTCCTGGGTGCAGTGGGCGGCGGTCACGACCCGGTCGGGGGCGATGAGGGCGCCGCCGCAGAAGTGGGAGCCGCGCGCGTCGAGCAGGGCGGCCACCCAGGGCGCGCGCCCGGCGACGGAGCCGCCGACGACGGCGAGCGCGGCGGGCGCGGCGACGAGCTGGGAGGCGAGCTGGACCGCGACCAGGGCGAGGGCGGCGACTAAGCGGGAGCTGATGCGCATGGAGCACCTCTTTACGACGGGTAGCCGAGTGGCGACTCACCGTAGCCGCACCACAAAGATCACATCAAGTCAGGATATTTTCCTGTTAAGATGCCGTAGTTCCGAAAAATCCACGGTCTGTGTCCTGCGTCACCGCTGTCTGTCCGGACCATAGGGGGGTACTTCCGTTGCAGTTCGACCTGACCACGCTGCCCGCGTTCCTGATCGCCTGCGCGGTCGTGGTGCTCACCCCCGGCGTGGACTCCTTCCTCCTGCTGCGCACCTCGATGCGCTCGGGCACCCGCGCCGGCCTGCTGGCCCTGGCGGGCATCCACACCGCCGCAGCCATCCAGGTCGCGGTCGTGATCTCGGGCCTCGGCGTGGTGATCGCCGGCTTCCCGCCCGCGCTGACCGCGCTGCGCTGGATCGGCGCGGCCTACCTGCTGTACCTGGCGCTGTCGATCACCCGCGACCTGGTGCGCAACCGGGGCCGGGCGCCCGAGGAGGGCGAGGTCGTCGCGGACCGGCCGTTCCGGCGCGGCTTCCTGACCAACATCACCAACCCGAAGATGCTGCTGTTCTCCCTGGCGTTCCTGCCGCAGTTCATCGGCTCCGGCGACCCCACCCCGCAGCTCGCGATGCTC encodes:
- a CDS encoding LysE family translocator, translating into MQFDLTTLPAFLIACAVVVLTPGVDSFLLLRTSMRSGTRAGLLALAGIHTAAAIQVAVVISGLGVVIAGFPPALTALRWIGAAYLLYLALSITRDLVRNRGRAPEEGEVVADRPFRRGFLTNITNPKMLLFSLAFLPQFIGSGDPTPQLAMLAAVFLALAAAWEGTIVLAASAVGGRLRKPGVTTALDVVCAAVFATMSVGLVL
- a CDS encoding GNAT family N-acetyltransferase produces the protein MTQHHPATLRRQWAADLTATQLYALLKLRVDVFVVEQNCPYPELDGRDLEPGTRHLWLEEDGEPQAYLRLLEEPGGVLRVGRVVTARTARGKGFSRRLMVAAMAEIGDAEAVLDGQTYVVDFYASFGFAPEGEEFIEDGIPHLRMRRPRR
- a CDS encoding serine protease; its protein translation is MRISSRLVAALALVAVQLASQLVAAPAALAVVGGSVAGRAPWVAALLDARGSHFCGGALIAPDRVVTAAHCTQERGLLGPRDRAPRQLTVVLDRHDLRTRGGVRVGVSGIWRHPAFTDVGRGDDLAVLQLDGPVAFEPVRVGDAVAGRTATAYGWGRTAESGPVSSVLRQVDVPIRADHDCAAALAGYRADAMLCAGFPDGGRDACTGDSGGPLVSDGLLVGVVSYGRGCARAGQPGAYTRLGHYRDRL